A region from the candidate division WOR-3 bacterium genome encodes:
- a CDS encoding glutamate racemase, producing the protein MKDKPIGIFDSGVGGLTVVKAVRKALKAENIIYFGDTARVPYGTKSREAIMRFAQEDVGFLLSKDVKVIIAACNTVSAIALDKISGSYSVPIIGVLEPGAKAACRKTSNSRVGVIGTSATISSGAYTEHIRKNDSAVKVFTQACPLFVPIVEEGWENTELALIAARQYLSPLSANDIDTLVLGCTHYPLLKNTIKEAVGPHVSLVDSADEVSSLLKATLESNEILSEQKSEGWEKFFLSDIPPNFIGLAERFLGEQIKHVERAYL; encoded by the coding sequence ATAAAAGACAAACCCATCGGCATATTCGATTCGGGAGTGGGCGGTCTAACTGTCGTCAAAGCTGTCAGAAAGGCTTTGAAGGCTGAAAACATTATTTATTTCGGCGACACCGCAAGGGTTCCTTACGGAACAAAGTCGAGAGAGGCAATCATGAGATTTGCCCAGGAGGATGTCGGCTTTCTTCTTTCTAAAGACGTAAAGGTGATAATCGCCGCCTGCAATACTGTCTCGGCAATAGCACTGGACAAGATTTCAGGCAGTTACAGTGTCCCGATAATCGGAGTGCTGGAACCCGGTGCTAAAGCGGCTTGCCGTAAAACTTCAAACTCGAGGGTCGGTGTGATAGGAACTTCGGCGACGATATCGAGCGGCGCTTACACGGAACATATCAGAAAGAATGATTCCGCTGTTAAGGTTTTCACACAGGCGTGCCCTCTTTTCGTTCCTATAGTAGAAGAGGGGTGGGAGAACACTGAACTGGCACTGATTGCCGCGAGACAATATCTGTCGCCTCTCTCTGCCAATGATATAGACACGCTCGTACTTGGATGCACTCATTATCCTCTTTTGAAAAACACAATAAAAGAAGCGGTCGGTCCTCATGTTTCACTTGTGGACTCGGCTGATGAGGTCTCGTCTCTTTTGAAAGCGACTCTCGAAAGCAATGAAATATTATCGGAGCAGAAATCAGAAGGATGGGAAAAATTTTTCCTGAGCGATATTCCGCCCAACTTCATAGGATTAGCCGAAAGATTTCTGGGAGAACAAATAAAACATGTCGAAAGAGCTTATTTATAA
- the infC gene encoding translation initiation factor IF-3, with protein sequence MTSSPRGYKSVQVNHSIKSPTVRVVDENGKYVGIMDIKTAVDTAIERGYDLVMISEAATPPVCKIIDFGKFKFDEKKKLKEAQHKQTTIKVKELRMRPGIDEHDYKVKLEKAKSFLSQGKDGKQTKSPLSNKKNKVKFIVRLFGREMAHSELGMAVLNKFIEDLNEIGTVEQNPIQEGRVISMIISPKKMEGKQNAKN encoded by the coding sequence ATCACGTCTTCGCCGAGAGGTTATAAAAGTGTTCAGGTCAATCATTCAATAAAGAGCCCGACAGTGAGAGTTGTAGACGAAAACGGGAAATATGTGGGCATTATGGACATCAAAACAGCCGTCGACACCGCCATTGAAAGAGGCTACGATCTTGTGATGATATCCGAAGCGGCCACTCCCCCCGTCTGCAAAATAATCGATTTCGGGAAATTCAAGTTTGACGAAAAAAAGAAACTCAAAGAAGCACAGCACAAACAGACAACGATAAAAGTCAAAGAACTGAGGATGAGACCGGGAATAGACGAACACGACTATAAAGTAAAACTTGAAAAAGCCAAGTCCTTTCTCTCTCAGGGTAAAGACGGGAAACAGACAAAATCCCCCCTATCTAACAAGAAAAACAAAGTGAAATTTATAGTCCGGCTTTTCGGACGAGAAATGGCTCACTCTGAACTCGGAATGGCCGTTCTTAATAAATTCATCGAGGATCTAAACGAAATTGGTACAGTTGAACAAAATCCGATTCAGGAAGGCCGGGTAATCAGCATGATTATCTCGCCTAAAAAAATGGAGGGCAAACAAAATGCCAAAAATTAA
- the rpmI gene encoding 50S ribosomal protein L35, producing MPKIKTNKSAAKRLKVTKNGKIKRWQSFTGHLKTGKTAGRRRKLRSSTLVSKANLAKTKMLIPYA from the coding sequence ATGCCAAAAATTAAAACCAACAAATCTGCAGCAAAAAGGCTTAAAGTCACAAAAAACGGTAAAATAAAAAGATGGCAATCGTTCACTGGGCATCTGAAAACGGGTAAAACCGCAGGCAGAAGAAGAAAACTCAGATCGTCAACTCTTGTTTCAAAGGCCAATCTCGCCAAAACAAAAATGCTAATACCATACGCTTGA
- the rplT gene encoding 50S ribosomal protein L20, whose amino-acid sequence MPRATNNPASRSRHKKILKLAKGFYGVRHSRFKSANQAVMRAGINAFADRRKKKRDFRRLWITRISASCQNEGISYSKFMCGLSKAGIQVNRKIIAEIAAKDYEAFSDLVKIAQKSLS is encoded by the coding sequence ATGCCACGCGCAACAAACAATCCCGCATCGCGGTCGAGACATAAAAAAATACTGAAACTCGCGAAAGGTTTTTACGGAGTAAGGCATTCGAGGTTCAAATCAGCCAATCAAGCGGTGATGAGGGCTGGAATAAACGCCTTCGCAGACAGAAGAAAGAAAAAAAGAGATTTCAGAAGGCTCTGGATAACGAGAATATCCGCTTCCTGCCAGAACGAAGGCATCTCGTACTCGAAATTCATGTGCGGTTTGAGCAAAGCGGGTATTCAGGTGAACCGCAAGATAATTGCCGAAATCGCGGCGAAAGATTATGAAGCCTTCAGCGATCTGGTTAAAATCGCTCAAAAATCCCTTTCTTAG
- the thrS gene encoding threonine--tRNA ligase, translating into MKAYELLKKDNYSVFCKGEPVDLDDEIAEIDSCSPLPFSDERCRKIFWHSSSHVLAQAVLRLFPGTKLGVGPAVEEGFYYDFIPPKPFTPDDLAAIEKEMQKIICENLLVKKTMVEKNELIKILKKQGQDLKIELIDELEGPLSYYSQGDFFDLCKGPHLRSTGFVGYVKVLSVAAAYWKGDEKNLSMQRVYAVAFPTKELLDEHLEKLEQAKLRDHRKIGKVMNVFSIEEEGGQGLIYWHEAGSVIREEIENLWINEHRRRGYGFVRTPHIARSELWRQSGHLDYYSENMFFVEDGEFVLKPMNCPEHILIFKKNKKSYKDLPYKMAELGTVYRKERSGVLHGMLRVRGFTQDDAHIFCTADQIEHEITGVLNLALGWIERFGYEKYSIELSLRDPSETGKYAGDDQSWQIAESALKTALEKNGLPFKDMPGEAVFYGPKIDFKLFDAIGRSWQGTTIQLDFNLPKRFNLVYIDSEGKEQTVIMIHRAIMGSVERFIGGLIEHYSGRFPFWLSPEQVRVIPITQDQHAAAFDLVKLMEKNGIRSSADTRNEKIGHKIRDAETSHVPFMAVIGKKEIQSGSVSLRESQGKEIGLLSCQSLIELSIERIKEGRANLKK; encoded by the coding sequence ATGAAGGCTTATGAATTATTGAAAAAAGACAATTACTCGGTTTTCTGCAAAGGAGAACCGGTAGACCTCGACGATGAAATCGCCGAAATAGACTCGTGTTCACCCCTGCCGTTTTCAGACGAAAGATGCAGAAAGATTTTCTGGCATTCCTCGTCTCACGTCCTCGCTCAGGCAGTTTTGCGGCTTTTCCCCGGCACCAAACTCGGTGTTGGCCCGGCCGTTGAGGAAGGATTTTATTACGATTTCATCCCGCCGAAACCGTTCACTCCCGACGATCTTGCGGCCATAGAAAAAGAAATGCAGAAAATAATCTGTGAAAATCTTTTAGTAAAAAAAACAATGGTCGAGAAAAATGAATTGATAAAAATCTTGAAAAAGCAAGGGCAGGATCTGAAAATTGAACTCATCGATGAACTGGAAGGTCCGCTCAGTTATTATTCTCAGGGTGATTTCTTCGATCTTTGCAAGGGACCCCACTTGAGATCGACCGGATTCGTGGGGTACGTTAAGGTTCTCAGCGTCGCCGCGGCGTATTGGAAAGGCGACGAAAAAAATCTTTCGATGCAGAGAGTGTACGCAGTTGCTTTCCCGACAAAAGAACTTCTCGATGAACATCTTGAAAAGCTCGAGCAGGCGAAGCTCAGAGACCACAGAAAAATCGGAAAAGTCATGAACGTATTCAGCATAGAAGAAGAAGGAGGACAGGGACTGATCTACTGGCACGAAGCTGGAAGCGTAATAAGGGAAGAAATTGAAAACCTCTGGATAAACGAGCACAGGAGGCGCGGATACGGTTTTGTCAGGACTCCTCACATTGCAAGATCGGAATTGTGGAGACAATCGGGCCATCTCGATTATTACAGTGAAAACATGTTTTTCGTCGAAGACGGAGAATTCGTTTTAAAACCGATGAACTGTCCTGAACATATTCTCATATTCAAAAAGAACAAGAAAAGCTACAAAGATCTTCCCTACAAAATGGCCGAACTGGGAACAGTATACAGAAAAGAAAGGTCCGGAGTGCTCCACGGAATGCTGAGGGTCAGAGGATTCACTCAGGATGACGCTCACATTTTCTGTACCGCCGATCAGATAGAACATGAAATAACCGGTGTTCTCAATCTGGCTCTCGGCTGGATAGAAAGATTCGGGTACGAAAAGTATTCGATCGAACTCAGTTTGAGGGATCCTTCGGAGACCGGGAAGTACGCGGGTGATGACCAGAGCTGGCAGATAGCTGAATCTGCACTCAAGACCGCCCTCGAAAAAAACGGCCTACCGTTCAAGGATATGCCCGGAGAAGCAGTTTTTTACGGCCCAAAAATTGATTTCAAACTGTTCGACGCCATAGGAAGATCATGGCAGGGGACCACCATACAGCTTGATTTCAACCTACCTAAAAGATTCAACCTCGTCTATATCGATTCGGAGGGCAAAGAACAGACGGTCATAATGATTCACCGTGCCATAATGGGATCTGTGGAGAGGTTCATCGGAGGTCTGATAGAACACTATTCGGGAAGATTCCCCTTCTGGCTTTCTCCGGAGCAGGTCAGGGTCATACCGATAACTCAGGATCAGCACGCCGCCGCTTTCGATCTTGTGAAATTGATGGAAAAAAACGGGATCAGAAGTTCCGCTGACACGAGAAATGAAAAGATAGGTCACAAGATCAGAGACGCCGAAACTTCTCACGTCCCATTCATGGCTGTAATCGGCAAGAAGGAAATTCAGTCCGGATCCGTTTCTCTGAGAGAATCTCAGGGAAAAGAAATAGGCTTGCTGTCTTGCCAATCCCTGATAGAATTATCTATTGAACGCATTAAAGAGGGCAGAGCAAACTTAAAAAAATAA
- the smpB gene encoding SsrA-binding protein SmpB, which translates to MSEVKKIISKNRRAYHDYTIMNKIEAGIALVGSEVKSLREGSCSLGEGYVRIIDGEAYLLAVLIPVYDKSSAYVPDPMRKRKLLLNRKEIFRLKAKIEQEGLTAVPLMIYFNTKNMVKIEIGVARGKKLYDKREAIKKADVERDIRRKKWE; encoded by the coding sequence ATGAGTGAAGTTAAAAAAATCATATCTAAAAACAGACGAGCATATCACGATTACACTATTATGAATAAAATAGAAGCTGGAATAGCTCTCGTAGGATCCGAAGTAAAATCGCTCAGGGAAGGATCGTGCAGTCTCGGAGAAGGCTACGTGAGGATAATTGATGGGGAAGCCTATCTGCTGGCGGTTCTTATACCTGTTTATGATAAATCATCCGCTTATGTCCCGGACCCCATGAGAAAAAGAAAACTTCTCCTGAACAGAAAAGAGATATTCAGACTGAAAGCCAAAATAGAGCAGGAGGGCCTGACAGCCGTTCCGCTCATGATATATTTCAACACGAAAAACATGGTCAAAATCGAAATAGGCGTCGCGAGAGGAAAAAAATTGTACGATAAGAGGGAAGCCATAAAAAAAGCTGATGTAGAAAGAGACATAAGGAGAAAAAAGTGGGAATAA
- a CDS encoding YhbY family RNA-binding protein, which produces MDAKTRKNLISAASKFKPIFSIGKSGITEILITEIGKALSARELVKIEINKNSLIELKTAAEEISAKTSSEIVRVIGRKIVIYRKKEKNDE; this is translated from the coding sequence ATGGACGCGAAAACAAGAAAGAATTTGATCTCGGCGGCATCAAAATTTAAACCGATCTTCAGTATCGGTAAATCCGGCATCACGGAAATTTTGATAACAGAAATCGGGAAAGCTCTCAGCGCCCGTGAATTGGTCAAAATCGAGATAAACAAGAATTCTCTGATAGAACTCAAAACAGCCGCCGAAGAGATATCTGCCAAAACTTCTTCGGAAATAGTACGCGTAATAGGCAGAAAAATAGTTATATACAGGAAAAAAGAAAAAAACGATGAGTGA
- a CDS encoding cell division protein ZapA has translation MDDGVIETVIDGKKISLKVTENLDVVKKAIETVRKELAEIKNGSPSPISREDAFLLTALNIAGYLIKERSRELSQIEELSPELLEKIEKAIG, from the coding sequence ATGGACGACGGCGTCATAGAAACTGTCATTGACGGCAAAAAAATATCGCTAAAAGTTACCGAAAATCTGGACGTCGTAAAAAAGGCCATTGAAACAGTCAGAAAAGAACTCGCAGAAATAAAAAACGGTTCTCCCTCTCCAATATCCCGCGAAGATGCTTTCCTGCTCACAGCTCTCAACATCGCAGGCTATCTCATCAAGGAAAGATCCCGGGAATTAAGTCAGATCGAAGAATTAAGCCCTGAACTGCTGGAAAAAATAGAAAAGGCTATCGGCTGA